The Candidatus Zixiibacteriota bacterium genome contains the following window.
GGAAGGGGCTCTGATCGCTTTGTTGTTTGATTACGAAAATATCAGGCACGAACCAGCCCTGCTTAAGCAGGAACTGGTGAATGGTCATTGCATTTCGACCGGTTTTGGTGGAAAGCCGAACGCGGGCCTTTCCGGTGGGAGCCAGCAAGAGCGTCGGATGTCGACCCTCGGCACGCACCAATTCCTGAAGAAATACCTTCAGTACCGAAGTCTTGCCAGTGCCAGCTCCTCCTGTCAGCACGCTCAGTCTTCGCGAGAATAGCGTGGCGAGGGCAGTCCGTTTCTCGTCCAGTGCTGCCCTTTCACGGTCGGATTTCGGTTCACCAAAGAGCTTCTTTAGCGCTCCGAACCAGTCAATCGGGGGATCGACCGCCGGATTCGTCTTCTTGGCCCGCCGTTTAATTAGCGAAGCGGCATGTTCCTCCAGCAACTGGAGGTGCTTGAGCGCGACAAGCTCGGGATCGGAGTCGAAGGCTGTCCACAGGGTTTTTCGATAGAATTCGGCTTCGGCCAACACGACTTCCCGATCTGGCTGACACGCCCTTCTCTCAGGAAAGCGTCCGATGATCTTGGTCAGGAAGTCGGCGAATGTGAGGACAGTATCTCCATTGCTTGCGGCCTCCTGGAGAATCGCAACACCAACCGCCCGAACCCTACGCCTGTCGTCGTGAGAGATTTCGTCTGCATCGGGAAACAGCGCGGCGTCCCCTTCGGGCCTCAAGCCATGATCGACTGTCTCCAGCGCCACGGGATCGGAGTCCGCCGACCCAAGGTCGCACTCGGATAGGATGTAAGGGTTGGCGACCAAGTCCTTCTCGGTCGCGTCGATTCCGCTTGCTGCCCGCTGGTCGGGATTGGCGATCCGCTGCACCTGGCCCGGGGTGAGCTCGAGCCGGGCGAGCTTGGATAGCAGCGCATGGCGAGTTTTTAGGACGCGCCAGCGCTCTCTCGCTTTGAGGAGCCCAGTTCTGTATGTTCCTTTGTCCGGTTCGATTCTTCCCTCAAGGATTGACAGGACATAGTCCCAGGAATTCTCTCCCCGTTTTGCCATTGGTGCCAGCACAGTTCGCTGAAAAGAGGTCCCCTTCGAAAACCCGAGGTACTGGAGCACGCTTCCAGCGCCCGGAAACGCGCCTCGACCGCTCCATGCCTCGGCCAGAACGTCGTTTAGCCAATCAAGGCGTCTTTCCCAATCAGAAGCGCCGCGCCCATCAGCCTTGACGCGCTCCACACACTGTATAACGCGCTCAATGATGGCAACCGCGACGTCGTCGGAAACATGTTCCCCTCCATATGAGAATGGAAGCAGCGCGCTCCGTGGAACTCGGCAGATGATATCGTCAGGGCTGTGACCATCCCGCAGGTATTCTTGGTACGGGATACGAACCCCTTGTTCAGGGTACGCCTGGCTAATACGCCGGGACCAAACTGGATACTGATCCTGGTACTTTGGGGTTGTACCAAAATAGATCTGAGGCCCAACCTCAGCGATCCTTCCAATACCGACAATAATGCGCGGCGAGTTCTCATCCAGAGGATTCCCATGGTTGCAGTAATAGAAAACAAGTGAGTTCTTTGGCTCAAGTTTTCCCCAGAATCGCTTGAGAAGTTCACGCTGACGGTCAGGCTCAAAAACCCAACCATTACTTCGCGGATTGTCTGGCCCCCGAAGTGATATATCTTCAGCTTCGCAGACCTCTCGGAAAAATTCCTCGCGCATCCAACGGTAAGGAGCTGGACACGATGAATACGGAGGGATGTCTTCTGAGACCCCTGGTAGCCTCCGAAACTCAAGCGGGTCTTGATGTGTTATTGAAAATCCTTTTTCGGCGTAAGCGGCTGGATCACGGGAGCATGGTGGCAACCATCCGTCCAACTCGACGAGAGGTTTGCCGGCAGCTCCGCGCTCCTTTTCATCATCCCGCGAGTCACGTATGTGTTGGTGGACAATGCAGTGAGCATTGAGGTGTGGCAGGTCACATACGTGACCATCCCAAGCTCGGTCATGCCATGCTAACCTTACTGAGAGATGCGTAGTCATGCTTTCTCACCCATGATGCCTTCCAGTGCTAATCCTCGCTCCTTCCCATTTCTTCGAGAATCGTCTTTACATCGCAGAGATGGGTCTCGACGAACTGAATAGTCGTTTCAAGATCGCCGAGTCTCAATGGAGCCTCCAATGAGTCCATATTCAGAAGAGCCTCTCTCAAATCGGTCATGGCCGTATCGTCCTTCTTGACAAGCTCTTTGTACATTGCAGCGCAAAGCGGGCATAGGGCCAAAAACTGCGCCTCGTGCTCCACGGGAAAATGATCCTGGGAGAATGCTTCGACAGCTTCAAAATAATGCTCACCACTACGTTTTCTGAAAGGCATTTCCTTCTTGCAGATCTGACACACCATTTGGCCGTCATCGTTGGTGTACTGTTCCCTGAGCCAAAGAGAAGGGTCGATAGCGCCTCTGGTTGTCCGAACACTTCTTTCGCGCTCTTCATATTCCTTTTTTGGGGATTCGGAGAGCTGGTCTGTTATCCGTTCCTGCCGACGCTCTGGATTCGTAACCGTCCTTGTTGGGAATGTCGGTCTACTATTCCTTGATGCGATTTCAGCCTTTAGCTGAGCAAACTCGTCCGGATGCATCTTCAGAAACTCTATATCCTCAAGAGAGACTCCGAGTATAATGGCATGTTGGCGTTTCTTATCGTCTTCAGATGATGCTTTCCACCCGACACCCTGATTAATACCGAGAGCATCAATTAATTCCTCTGCCCCTTGAAAGTCGTCAAGAAGCTGATCTGTGTTAATGTCCCCCGGTTTTTCTATGCTCCCGTCCCGCGTAGGAATCCACTTCGTGCTCCTAAGGCGGGTCAGCATTTGAGAGTCGAAGGACTTGCTATGGCCGCTATAGTAAAACCAATGATAGCGACCCCTGAAAAACCAGGAGTCCAATTCCAAATGCTCTTTAAGATAGCCCCACAGGATGAGAGCAGCTTTCGCCTTATCGTCAAAACCCTGAACTGCCTCCAAGGATTCAAGGAAATCATTCAGCCCATGA
Protein-coding sequences here:
- a CDS encoding AAA family ATPase; protein product: MREEFFREVCEAEDISLRGPDNPRSNGWVFEPDRQRELLKRFWGKLEPKNSLVFYYCNHGNPLDENSPRIIVGIGRIAEVGPQIYFGTTPKYQDQYPVWSRRISQAYPEQGVRIPYQEYLRDGHSPDDIICRVPRSALLPFSYGGEHVSDDVAVAIIERVIQCVERVKADGRGASDWERRLDWLNDVLAEAWSGRGAFPGAGSVLQYLGFSKGTSFQRTVLAPMAKRGENSWDYVLSILEGRIEPDKGTYRTGLLKARERWRVLKTRHALLSKLARLELTPGQVQRIANPDQRAASGIDATEKDLVANPYILSECDLGSADSDPVALETVDHGLRPEGDAALFPDADEISHDDRRRVRAVGVAILQEAASNGDTVLTFADFLTKIIGRFPERRACQPDREVVLAEAEFYRKTLWTAFDSDPELVALKHLQLLEEHAASLIKRRAKKTNPAVDPPIDWFGALKKLFGEPKSDRERAALDEKRTALATLFSRRLSVLTGGAGTGKTSVLKVFLQELVRAEGRHPTLLLAPTGKARVRLSTKTGRNAMTIHQFLLKQGWFVPDIFVIKQQSDQSPFQATTVIIDECSMIPTDLFGTLLRALDSGPLSRLILVGDPNQLPPIGPGRPFADIIEWLQKDHPDCIAPLTVCMRVDEEEGVPGEESVALALADGYRTSVVNPGDDEILASIARGQSMGDLDIVFWDDHDDLLAKLKGRMADILNIRDDDYQSFNRSLGIDQKDWVRSEAWQILSPTRAQHFGTDDLNRLIQREYKAGLIQKSQSQWSKMPRPFGDYEIVWTDKIIQVRNRSKDGWAYPKGSGLDYVANGEIGIVTEAFKRKEGSDVLAAVFSTQVDASYRYYRGQVDEYLELAYALTVHKAQGSDFEVVFLIIPQKASTLSRELIYTGLTRFRRKLVLLVEKDIEPLRRLRSPDCSDTRLRNTHMFTIALRPDDVKRPHLEALIHRTRKGIAVRSKSEVVVADVLDALGISYDYEQPLYSRTDSKDFRLPDFTVSFEGDVFYWEHLGMLNVPSYREAWERKQTWYQENGFSDRLITSQDAPDGGIDAAKIEQIARKRILEE